The Sorangiineae bacterium MSr11954 DNA segment CTGCCCGTCCGCCAGCCGCCCTCCACCGTCGCCGCGGGCGGCGCCATCACGTACACCAACGTGAAAGCGCTGGCCAACGCCTCGATCACCCCGTAGCCCGGCGCCACGGCGTCCGAAACGAGAACGGCGTCCGAAACGAGAACGGCGTCCGAAACGAGAACGGCGTCCGAAACGAGAACGGCGTCCGAAACGAGAACGGCGTCCGAAACGAGAACGGCGTCCGAAACGAGAACGGCGTCCGAAACGAGAACGGCGTCCGAAACGAGAACGGCGTCCGAAACGAGAACGGCGTCCGAAACGAGAACGGCGTCCGAAACGAGAACGGCGTCCGAAACGAGAACGGCGTTCCAAAACGAGAACGGCGTTCCAACTTGGAACGGCGTTCCAACTAAAACGTCAACCGCAACCCCATCCCGGCTCCACCCTGCGTCAAGGTCGGTGCAAAGGACACGGCAGGCGGGATGGGGCGCTTTTTGACGATGGTCAGGTGGGAGCGGAAGGCGACATTGGCCTCTACGATGCCCGCCGCGGCGGTGACGAGGAATGCGCTGTAGGCGGCCATGTTGATGAAGCCCCAGGTGCGCGCGCGGTCGTAGTGGCGTTGGGCGTCGGAGGTTTGGTTGGTGCCTTCGGGATCGTTGTAGGCGTCGACGAAGGCGGATTTTTCGGAGTAGTAGAAGGGGATGGCCAGGGTGCCGACGGCCAAACAGAGCGACTCGGCGCCCAGAAAGAACCAACCGAGGCCGGTGGAGCCATTTTGGAATTGGCCGGCCCCGAAGGGAACGAAGGCCAGGATCCGCGAGTGGTAGACCTCGATCTTCTCTTCGCTGGCCATCCGCTCGAGGACGCGAATGCGCTCGAGCTGCTTCTTTCGCTCTTCTTCCTCGCGGACCCGGCGCTCGGCTTCGCGCCGGGCGGCCTCGCGCGCTTGGGCGTTGAGGCGCTCGCGGATGCGGCTGCGCGTGTCGCTGAAGGCGTCGAGCACGGAGGTGGGAAAACTTAGTGGATCGGGCTCGTACTGCGGGTTCTTCAGGAGGAGCTGCTCGAAGAGGGAGCTGGCCTCCGCCGGGCGGCTGCGCGCGATTTTGACCGCGCCCCAGTACATGTACGCCTGGGTGACGAGGGTGGGATCGCGCAAGGTGCCGGTGCTCGGGGAGAGCATCGCGCGAAAGCGGGCGTCGGCCTCGTCGTACTGCCGGGCGAGGTAGGCGTTGCGGCCTTTGTCGAGCTCCGATTGCTCGTCGGCGCGCGCGATCGCACCCGTCGTGAGACAGACGGCGACGGCGACGGCGGCGAGAAACGAACGCATGCGGAGGGAGGCCGCGATGTTAGCGTCAATCGTCGCTGGAGCGTCCGAAAACCACTTCGACTTGTTGCCCGGCGAGCAGGGTCACCGGCTCGCTCCGGCCCGCCGGGAGCTCCAGCACGTGAACGGACGTCTTGGCCCCCTTCATCGGAACGCGGTTTGGAACGCCGGCGCGCAAAACCACGGTGGGCTGCTCCTGAATGGCGTATGAATGCCGCGGATCGCCCTGAACGAAGAGGATCGCGGGCTTGACTTCGAGGGTCACCGCGAGCTCGACGGCGTCCTCCCCCGGCTCCACCACCCGCGTGACATGCTCGCACGCGTCCTGCGCGCACGAAAAGACGAGCACGTGCTTCTGGCCATCGATGCTCAAATGGCCGCCGATCTCGGCGTTCTTCGGCTCGTCGCCATCGAGCGCCACCCGAACGCCGAAGAGCGGGATCAGGCTCCGAAACGTGACGTCGCGCGCGATCGCCTTGCCGCCCGACGCCGACGCCGATCCCCCCGGTCCCGTTTGCCCCGTTTGCCCCGCGGGAACGGGCCGCGGCGCGGGGGCCTTCGCCGAGATGGCCGCCGGCACCATCCGAGCCGGATCCGCCCCGCTCGCGATCGGCGGGGGCTCGGGGTTCGGCAGCTCCACCCCCAGAGGTTCGCTGGAGGGCGCCGATTTGCCGTTGTCGACCATGGGATCCGGCGCCGGTACCGGCTTGAAGGCGCGGGCCACCCAGAACGCCGCGGTCCCGCACACGATGGCCGAGAGCACGATGGGCACGATGCGCTTGACCAGCCGGCGCCGCGCCGCGGAGCGGTGCATGGTCGAGACGATCTTCAGGAGCGTCTTGTCGTGCGGCGCATACGCGAGCGCGCGGTTGTAGTCGGCGGCGGCGGCCACCGCATCGCCGCGGGCCCGCGCCTCGTGACCGAGCTCGCACAGGCGCGCGATGAGCGCGACGTCGTGCTTCTTGGTGTACGCCTCGGGATCGTCGAGCCACGCTTCGACATGGCCGCGTTCGCCCGACGCGGAGAGCGTGTTCTCGGCCTGCAAGCGGCGAAGCTCCGCGAGCAGCGCCTCGCGCATCTGGTTGGCATCCTGGAAGCGGCCCTCGGGGGTGCGGTGAAGCGCGCGATCGAGGAGCTTGCTCCAATTTTTCCCCACGATGGGGCGTTCGTGCTCCGCGCTCGGGTAGATCCCTTCCAGCACCCGCCGGAGCACCTGCGCAGGGTTGCTCCCTTCGAACGGCAGGTGGCCCGCGAGGCACTCGTAGAGCAAAACGCCGGTGCCGAACACGTCGGCGCGCGCGTCGACCTCGCCGCCCTCGATTTGCTCCGGCGCCATGTGCGCCGGGCTCCCCAGGACTTGCCCGGTCGACGTCACCCCTTGGCTGTCGAGCAGCTTGGCGATGCCAAAGTCGGTGAGCTTGATTTTGACCCTCTCCTGGGGGAGAAGCGGCGGCTCACGGCGCTCGCCTTGGCCCGCGCCCGCGTACTCGAGGATCACGTTCTCCGGCTTGACGTCGCGGTGGATGACGCCGGCGGCGTGCGCATGCGCGAGCGCCGCCAGCAGCTCCAGGGCGATGGTGACCCCCACCTCGGGAGGAAGCGCGCGATGCTCCTCGAGAATCTTCCGAAGGGAGCGGCCACGGACGAGCTCGACCACCAGGTACTGCTCGTCTTCCTCGGGCGAGGAGACGTCGTACACCTCGACGATATTCTCGTGGCGCAGCTTGGCAACGGCGCGGGCCTCGGCAAAGAAGCGATGCGCAATTTCGCTGGAGTCGCGCAGGTGGCGATGAATGACCTTAATCGCGACGTCGCGACCAAGCCTCGGATCGTGCGCTCGGTAGACGGTGGCCATGCCGCCGTGGCCGATTTCCTCGATCACCTCGTACTTGGTGATGGCGGGCAATCGCGCTTGCGTCGTCTGCGTGGCCGGGCCCGTTGCAGCCATTGAGCAGAGTGTAGCCTGATTGCGCCCGCGTTACTCTCGTTACTCTCGCTGCCCGCGCGATTACTGACCTTTGAGGCCGAGGCGTTTCAGCCGGCTCCGGAGTGTGCTCTCGCTCAGCCCGAGCGAGCGGGCCGCACGCGACTGGTTTCCTTCGGCACGCGCCAAGATTTGCACCAAGATTTCGCGCTCGATATCGTCGAATGTGGTGCCCGTCTCCGGCACCCGAAGAACGAGGGTAGCTCCATCGTCCCCGTCGACCGCTTCGACCTTCTCGTTCCGCCGCGCGCTCGATGGCACGGGCTCGCGCAGCTCCCTGGGATCACGTGACGAGAGATCACGTGAAGAGAAATCACGTGACGAGGGCTCGCGCGACGAGGGCTCGCGCGAAAGGGGCTCGCGGGATAGAGGCTCCCGGGACGAAGGCGGCACCGTGATCCGCGAGGCGCTGCTCACGGCCGGCCCGCCCCAGGGCGAGGTGGCCGGCATTTGATGCGGCGCAAATGAGAAACCAGGACCGAGCCCGAGCTCGTCCGCCTCGACCTCATGGCCCGCGTGGTAGATGGCGAGCCGCTCCATGAGGTTCGAGAGCTCGCGCACGTTGCCCGGCCAGGTATGCCGCTCGAGCGCGGCCCACGCGAGGTCGGTCAGGCGCGGCAGCATGCGTCCCATGCGGCGCGCGGCCGCCTCCAGCATCGGCGCGCCCAGGCCGCGCACATCGCCCGGTCGCTCGCGCAGCGGGGGAATGTAAATGGGCGCCACGGCCAGCCGGTAATAAAGGTCCAGCCGGAAGAGGCCCTCTTTGGCATCGGCCAAGAGATCGCGGTTGGTCGCGGCGATGATGCGCACGTCGATGCGGCGCGGCTCGGTCGCCCCCACGGGCCAGATCTCGCGCGCCTCGAGGGCGCGAAGGAGCATGGATTGAAGCGAGAGCGGCGCCTCGCCAATCTCGTCGAGGAACAAGGTGCCGCCGTCGGCGAGCTCGAACAGGCCCCGACGCAGCGGCTGAGCGCCCGTCGACGCACCGCGTGAGTGGCCGAAAAGCTCGCTGGTCATGAGCTCGGGCGGAAGGGCTGCCAAGTTCTGCGCCACGAAGCGGGCGCGCTTTCGCGGGCTGCGCTCGTGGATGGCGGCGGCGACC contains these protein-coding regions:
- a CDS encoding sigma-54 dependent transcriptional regulator encodes the protein MTTGRAKVLYADDEDDVRDVFNVVFSADFDVTCVAGGEEALTAMSHETFDVLVTDMRMDPMRGSELLARAYDQFRDTQRILLTGYSDHDDLAEAVNQGHVFAYVQKPWDAEQLRLTIQRAVEQGRLESENRRLVQELLIANARLKDDLESVARAVPPRPRLQVTSPPMAKVFEQVIAVAGTEASVLLYGETGVGKELVAAAIHERSPRKRARFVAQNLAALPPELMTSELFGHSRGASTGAQPLRRGLFELADGGTLFLDEIGEAPLSLQSMLLRALEAREIWPVGATEPRRIDVRIIAATNRDLLADAKEGLFRLDLYYRLAVAPIYIPPLRERPGDVRGLGAPMLEAAARRMGRMLPRLTDLAWAALERHTWPGNVRELSNLMERLAIYHAGHEVEADELGLGPGFSFAPHQMPATSPWGGPAVSSASRITVPPSSREPLSREPLSREPSSREPSSRDFSSRDLSSRDPRELREPVPSSARRNEKVEAVDGDDGATLVLRVPETGTTFDDIEREILVQILARAEGNQSRAARSLGLSESTLRSRLKRLGLKGQ
- a CDS encoding protein kinase, with translation MAATGPATQTTQARLPAITKYEVIEEIGHGGMATVYRAHDPRLGRDVAIKVIHRHLRDSSEIAHRFFAEARAVAKLRHENIVEVYDVSSPEEDEQYLVVELVRGRSLRKILEEHRALPPEVGVTIALELLAALAHAHAAGVIHRDVKPENVILEYAGAGQGERREPPLLPQERVKIKLTDFGIAKLLDSQGVTSTGQVLGSPAHMAPEQIEGGEVDARADVFGTGVLLYECLAGHLPFEGSNPAQVLRRVLEGIYPSAEHERPIVGKNWSKLLDRALHRTPEGRFQDANQMREALLAELRRLQAENTLSASGERGHVEAWLDDPEAYTKKHDVALIARLCELGHEARARGDAVAAAADYNRALAYAPHDKTLLKIVSTMHRSAARRRLVKRIVPIVLSAIVCGTAAFWVARAFKPVPAPDPMVDNGKSAPSSEPLGVELPNPEPPPIASGADPARMVPAAISAKAPAPRPVPAGQTGQTGPGGSASASGGKAIARDVTFRSLIPLFGVRVALDGDEPKNAEIGGHLSIDGQKHVLVFSCAQDACEHVTRVVEPGEDAVELAVTLEVKPAILFVQGDPRHSYAIQEQPTVVLRAGVPNRVPMKGAKTSVHVLELPAGRSEPVTLLAGQQVEVVFGRSSDD